From Pseudomonas alcaligenes, a single genomic window includes:
- a CDS encoding F0F1 ATP synthase subunit epsilon translates to MAITVHCDIVSAEAEIFSGLVEMVIAHGNLGDLGIAPGHAPLITDLKPGPIRLVKQGGEHEVYYISGGFLEVQPNMVKVLADTVTRAGDIDEAAAQEALKAAEKALNEKGSEFDYGSAAAHLAEVAAQLRTVQQMRKKY, encoded by the coding sequence ATGGCCATTACTGTCCATTGCGACATCGTCAGCGCCGAAGCGGAGATCTTCTCCGGTCTGGTCGAGATGGTGATCGCGCACGGCAACCTGGGCGATCTCGGTATCGCTCCGGGCCACGCCCCGCTGATCACCGACCTGAAACCGGGCCCGATTCGCCTGGTCAAGCAGGGCGGCGAGCATGAGGTGTACTACATCTCCGGCGGTTTCCTCGAAGTGCAGCCGAACATGGTGAAGGTCCTGGCCGACACCGTGACTCGCGCCGGCGACATCGATGAAGCAGCTGCTCAGGAGGCCCTCAAGGCCGCCGAGAAAGCACTCAACGAGAAAGGCTCGGAATTCGATTACGGTTCCGCCGCCGCTCACCTGGCCGAAGTTGCAGCCCAGCTGCGCACCGTCCAGCAGATGCGCAAGAAGTACTGA